Proteins co-encoded in one Salvia splendens isolate huo1 chromosome 4, SspV2, whole genome shotgun sequence genomic window:
- the LOC121798608 gene encoding sulfate transporter 3.1-like → MGNADDGKYGSSASHRVALPPPQPFVTSLRNTLKETLFPDDPLRQFKNQPARRKVVLSLQYFLPILEWGPRYTLDSFKSDLIAGITIASLAIPQGISYAKLANLPPILGLYSSFVPPLVYAVMGSSRDLAVGTVAVGSLLMGSMLGTVVNASEEPKLYLHLAFTATFVAGLFEAAIGIFRLGFIVDFLSHATIVGFMSGAATVVCLQQLKGLLGLHHFTHATDVLSVMRSVFTQTHKWRWESAVLGFVFLFYLMLARYFSKKKAKLFWISAMAPLTSVIIATIFVYFTHVEKHGVQVIGELKKGINPSSVMDLNFDSKYLPLAIKTGIVTGIIALAEGIAVGRSFAMFKNYHIDGNKEMIAFGMMNIAGSCTSCYLTSGPFSRSAVNFNAGCKTAVSNIVMALAVMITLLFLTPLFHYTPIVVLSSIIIAAMLGLIDYQAAIHLWHVDKFDFFVCITAYVGVVFASIEVGLVLAIGLSIMRILLFVARPKTLLLGNIPDSKVFRNIDHYQNATSVPGIIILEIDSPIYFANSNYLRERILRWIDEEEDRLKSVKETSLQYVVLNMSAVGNIDTSGISMLEEVKKIVDRRGLKLMMVNPGAEVMKKLNKSKFLEIIGQEWIFLTVGEAVGACNYMLHSCTQQMKSHESDKQYNNV, encoded by the exons ATGGGCAACGCCGATGATGGCAAGTACGGCTCCTCGGCCAGCCACCGCGTGGCCCTCCCTCCGCCACAGCCGTTCGTGACGTCGCTGAGGAACACTTTAAAGGAGACGCTCTTCCCAGACGACCCCCTCCGGCAGTTCAAGAACCAGCCAGCGCGGAGGAAGGTCGTCCTCAGCCTGCAGTACTTCCTCCCGATCCTCGAGTGGGGCCCGCGCTACACTTTGGACTCATTCAAGTCCGACCTCATAGCCGGGATCACCATTGCTAGCCTAGCCATACCGCAGGGGATAAGTTACGCCAAGCTCGCCAACTTACCCCCTATCCTTGGCCTAT attcgaGCTTCGTCCCACCTTTGGTTTATGCTGTGATGGGGAGCTCGAGGGATTTGGCAGTCGGAACCGTGGCTGTCGGATCGTTGCTGATGGGATCGATGTTAGGGACGGTGGTGAATGCTAGTGAAGAGCCTAAGCTCTATCTTCATCTTGCTTTCACTGCCACATTTGTTGCTGGCCTATTTGAAGCTGCCATAGGCATTTTCag GTTGGGGTTTATAGTGGATTTCCTATCCCATGCAACGATAGTAGGATTCATGAGCGGAGCCGCGACGGTGGTGTGCCTTCAACAGCTCAAAGGCCTACTCGGGCTTCACCATTTCACCCACGCCACCGATGTTTTATCTGTCATGCGTTCTGTTTTCACTCAAACTCATAAG TGGAGATGGGAAAGTGCTGTGCTGGgatttgttttccttttctACCTCATGCTTGCTAGATACTTT AGCAAAAAGAAGGCAAAATTATTTTGGATATCAGCAATGGCTCCTTTAACATCGGTGATAATTGCAACTATTTTTGTGTACTTTACCCATGTAGAGAAACATGGTGTCCAAGTG ATCGGAGAGCTAAAAAAGGGGATTAATCCATCATCAGTAATGGATTTGAACTTCGATTCGAAATACCTACCGCTAGCAATCAAAACAGGCATAGTCACAGGCATCATAGCTCTCGCT GAAGGAATAGCAGTAGGGAGAAGCTTTGCCATGTTCAAGAACTACCATATCGATGGCAACAAAGAGATGATTGCTTTCGGGATGATGAACATCGCCGGCTCCTGCACTTCTTGCTACCTCACCTCTGGCCCATTTTCAAGATCCGCGGTCAACTTCAACGCCGGCTGCAAAACTGCAGTGTCGAATATAGTGATGGCCTTGGCTGTAATGATCACATTATTATTCCTAACTCCATTGTTCCATTACACGCCTATCGTCGTCCTATCCTCCATCATCATTGCTGCCATGCTCGGCCTCATTGACTACCAGGCAGCAATCCATCTATGGCACGTCGACAAATTTGACTTCTTCGTCTGCATCACTGCCTATGTTGGCGTCGTCTTCGCAAGCATTGAAGTCGGCCTTGTCCTAGCG ATTGGACTATCTATTATGAGAATACTATTGTTTGTTGCAAGGCCCAAAACATTACTTTTGGGTAATATTCCAGATTCAAAGGTTTTTAGGAATATTGATCACTATCAAAATGCTACAAGTGTTCCTGGGATTATCATTCTTGAGATTGATTCTCCAATCTACTTTGCTAATTCCAACTATTTGAGGGAAAG AATTTTAAGATGGATTGATGAGGAGGAAGACAGATTGAAATCAGTTAAAGAAACAAGCTTGCAGTATGTTGTACTTAACATGAGTG CCGTTGGGAACATTGATACGAGTGGGATCAGCATGCTCGAGGAGGTCAAGAAGATCGTTGATCGGAGAGGGCTAAAG TTGATGATGGTGAATCCTGGAGCAGAGGTGATGAAGAAGCTGAACAAGTCGAAATTCTTAGAAATAATAGGACAAGAATGGATATTTCTGACGGTGGGAGAGGCTGTTGGAGCATGCAATTACATGCTTCATAGTTGTACCCAACAAATGAAGTCTCATGAATCGGACAAGCAGTATAACAATGTCTGA